A single window of Pseudarthrobacter defluvii DNA harbors:
- a CDS encoding NUDIX hydrolase, producing MKDRIVVSAVCVFDDAGRLLTVRKRGTGMFMHPGGKPEPGETAVQAAARELAEEVGIVVRPQELELMGIWIADAANEAATDIEATVFLAPGTWQATPAAEIAEVRWLDISGPAGAPLPQNLAPLLTDHILPLLAARAV from the coding sequence GTGAAGGACCGGATCGTGGTGTCCGCCGTCTGTGTCTTCGACGACGCCGGACGGCTCCTGACCGTGCGGAAACGCGGAACCGGGATGTTCATGCACCCGGGAGGGAAGCCCGAGCCGGGCGAAACCGCCGTCCAGGCGGCCGCCCGCGAGCTTGCCGAAGAAGTGGGAATCGTTGTGCGCCCGCAGGAGCTTGAACTCATGGGCATCTGGATCGCCGACGCCGCGAACGAGGCCGCCACCGACATCGAAGCCACCGTGTTCCTCGCCCCGGGCACCTGGCAGGCCACGCCCGCGGCGGAAATCGCCGAGGTCCGCTGGCTGGATATCAGCGGGCCGGCGGGCGCGCCCCTCCCCCAGAACCTTGCCCCGCTGCTGACGGACCACATCCTTCCGCTCCTGGCGGCACGGGCAGTCTGA
- a CDS encoding DUF6314 family protein — protein MNSSSPEPSLRDYLLGSPAGNAAGQPAPPRQSGRWRVERDLLDRSDGTQGTFSGVVIFTSVDDGGLALREEGTMRWPAFTGPASREYVLKPAGRPDALDVFFPDGRPFHRMGFTPDASLDTHWCDPDTYRVSYSRQGPEAFSYSWDVTGPRKDLLLVSHLERIPE, from the coding sequence TTGAACTCCAGCTCCCCGGAGCCCAGCCTCCGCGATTACCTCCTCGGCAGCCCCGCCGGCAACGCAGCCGGCCAGCCGGCACCGCCCCGGCAGTCAGGCCGCTGGCGGGTGGAGCGGGACCTGCTGGACAGGTCGGATGGCACCCAGGGAACCTTTTCCGGCGTCGTCATTTTCACTTCAGTGGACGACGGCGGCCTGGCCCTGCGCGAGGAAGGCACCATGCGCTGGCCTGCTTTTACCGGCCCCGCCTCGCGCGAGTACGTCCTGAAGCCTGCGGGGCGGCCCGACGCGCTGGACGTGTTCTTCCCCGACGGCCGGCCGTTCCACCGCATGGGCTTTACCCCGGACGCCAGCCTGGACACCCACTGGTGCGACCCCGACACCTACCGCGTCTCCTACTCCCGCCAGGGCCCGGAGGCCTTCAGTTACAGCTGGGACGTCACCGGCCCGCGCAAGGACCTGCTGCTGGTCTCACACCTGGAAAGGATCCCCGAGTGA
- the pcrA gene encoding DNA helicase PcrA produces MDMLFDPYSDGPFKAAPAATARTRTGPEAVATAAGPGGMPGHDMESQHQSGGWQQSGQGGGNRHDGGHHGSRRPDAAQLLEGLNPQQEEAVKHGGSALLIVAGAGSGKTRVLSNRIAYLIATGRAHHGEILAITFTNKAAAEMRERIEALVGGRAKIMWISTFHSSCVRILRQEAANVGLKSNFSIYDSADSLRLVTQVSKALDLDPKKFAPKAIQHKISALKNELIDADSFASEANYNDPFEHAVADVYKGYTQRLRQANAMDFDDLIAETVYMFRAFPALAESYRRRFRHVLVDEYQDTNHAQYALVREIVGEGPGASELTVVGDSDQSIYAFRGADIRNIVEFEKDYPEARTIKLEQNYRSTQNILSAANSVISRNPNRPEKRLWTAEGEGHKIIGYVGENEHDEAQFIAKEIDRLQDEENLRPGDVAIFYRTNAQSRSIEDVLVRVGLPYKVVGGTRFYERKEIKDALAYLRVLVNPDDDVNLRRVLNEPKRGIGDRAEGAVAALAERERTSFMAAARRADQAPGMATRSVNAVLGFVKMLDDLAEVAAGSGAAAALEAVLEQTGYLAALRSSTDPQDESRVENLAELVAVVREYEQENPEGSLAAFLEQVSLVADADQIPDAPGADIDEAVAEAKRLGVVTLMTLHTAKGLEFPVVFLTGMEHGLFPHQRSATDPKELAEERRLAYVGLTRARKRLYVTRSEVRSMWGQSQYNPASQFLEEIPAELLEWKREGTSRQAGGWGGGSIGSGRYSGSFWGAGTARGAAADSSAGFNADVPAFIAKNRVQPQKEIITVSVGDKVNHTSFGNGTVLALEGAGDKTVAKVKFDVGEKRLLLRYAPLTKLDA; encoded by the coding sequence ATGGATATGTTGTTTGACCCGTACTCTGACGGACCGTTCAAGGCCGCTCCTGCCGCCACCGCCCGCACCAGGACGGGACCGGAGGCCGTTGCCACCGCTGCCGGGCCGGGCGGAATGCCGGGCCACGACATGGAGAGCCAGCACCAGTCCGGCGGCTGGCAGCAGTCCGGCCAGGGTGGTGGGAACCGGCACGACGGCGGCCACCATGGCAGCCGCCGTCCCGACGCTGCGCAGCTGCTGGAGGGACTGAACCCGCAGCAGGAAGAGGCGGTCAAGCATGGCGGTTCTGCCCTGCTGATCGTCGCAGGGGCCGGGTCGGGCAAGACGCGCGTGCTCAGTAACAGGATCGCCTACCTGATCGCCACCGGCCGCGCCCACCACGGCGAGATTCTGGCCATCACGTTCACCAACAAGGCCGCGGCGGAGATGCGCGAACGCATCGAGGCGCTGGTGGGCGGCCGCGCCAAGATCATGTGGATCTCCACGTTCCACTCGTCCTGCGTGCGGATCCTCCGGCAGGAAGCGGCGAACGTGGGGTTGAAGTCCAACTTCTCCATCTACGACTCCGCCGACTCCCTGCGGCTGGTCACCCAGGTGTCCAAGGCGCTGGACCTGGACCCCAAGAAATTTGCGCCCAAGGCCATCCAGCACAAGATCTCGGCGTTGAAGAACGAGCTGATCGACGCCGATTCCTTTGCCTCGGAAGCCAATTACAACGACCCCTTCGAACATGCGGTGGCGGACGTCTACAAGGGCTACACCCAGCGCCTGCGGCAGGCCAACGCCATGGACTTCGATGACCTGATCGCCGAGACCGTCTACATGTTCCGGGCCTTCCCGGCGCTGGCTGAGTCCTACCGGCGCCGCTTCCGGCACGTCCTGGTGGACGAGTACCAGGACACCAACCATGCCCAGTACGCGCTGGTGCGCGAGATCGTGGGGGAGGGACCGGGAGCCTCGGAACTTACCGTGGTGGGTGACTCGGACCAGTCCATCTACGCGTTCCGCGGGGCGGACATCCGGAACATCGTGGAATTCGAAAAGGACTACCCGGAAGCGCGCACCATCAAGCTGGAGCAGAACTACCGCTCCACCCAGAACATCCTGAGCGCGGCCAACTCGGTGATCTCGCGCAACCCCAACCGGCCGGAAAAGCGCTTGTGGACTGCCGAGGGTGAGGGCCACAAGATCATCGGCTACGTCGGCGAAAACGAGCACGACGAAGCGCAGTTCATCGCCAAGGAAATCGACCGGCTCCAGGACGAAGAAAACCTGCGCCCGGGCGACGTCGCCATCTTCTACCGGACCAACGCCCAGTCCCGTTCCATTGAAGACGTCCTGGTGCGCGTGGGACTCCCGTACAAGGTGGTGGGCGGCACCCGCTTCTACGAGCGCAAGGAAATCAAGGACGCGCTGGCTTACCTGCGTGTCCTGGTGAACCCGGACGACGACGTCAACCTCCGCCGGGTGCTGAACGAGCCAAAGCGGGGCATCGGAGACCGCGCCGAGGGTGCGGTGGCAGCCTTGGCCGAGCGGGAGCGGACCTCCTTCATGGCCGCGGCCCGCCGTGCAGACCAGGCTCCCGGCATGGCCACCCGTTCAGTCAATGCCGTGCTGGGTTTCGTGAAGATGCTGGACGACCTCGCCGAGGTAGCCGCCGGTTCGGGCGCTGCCGCTGCCCTGGAAGCCGTCCTGGAACAGACCGGCTACCTTGCCGCGCTGCGCTCCAGCACCGATCCGCAGGACGAATCCCGCGTGGAGAACCTGGCCGAGTTGGTGGCTGTGGTGCGCGAGTACGAGCAGGAAAACCCGGAAGGATCCCTGGCCGCGTTCCTGGAGCAGGTGTCCCTGGTGGCGGACGCCGACCAGATCCCGGATGCCCCGGGCGCGGACATCGACGAAGCCGTGGCCGAGGCCAAGCGGCTCGGCGTGGTGACCCTCATGACCCTGCACACTGCCAAGGGCCTGGAATTTCCGGTGGTCTTCCTCACCGGCATGGAGCACGGGCTCTTCCCCCACCAGCGCTCCGCCACTGATCCCAAAGAGCTGGCGGAGGAACGCAGGCTTGCCTACGTGGGCCTCACCCGTGCACGCAAGCGGCTGTACGTCACCCGGTCGGAGGTGCGCAGCATGTGGGGCCAGAGCCAGTACAACCCTGCCAGTCAGTTCCTGGAGGAGATCCCTGCCGAACTCCTGGAATGGAAACGGGAGGGAACCAGCAGGCAGGCCGGTGGCTGGGGCGGCGGCTCCATCGGGTCCGGCCGCTACAGCGGGTCCTTCTGGGGAGCCGGCACGGCCCGCGGCGCTGCGGCGGACTCCTCCGCCGGCTTCAACGCCGACGTTCCAGCGTTCATCGCCAAGAACCGGGTGCAGCCGCAGAAGGAAATCATCACCGTCAGCGTGGGGGACAAGGTCAACCACACCAGCTTCGGCAATGGGACGGTCCTCGCCCTTGAAGGCGCGGGGGACAAGACGGTGGCCAAGGTCAAGTTCGACGTCGGCGAAAAGAGGCTGCTGCTGCGGTACGCGCCGTTGACCAAGCTGGACGCCTGA
- a CDS encoding DUF998 domain-containing protein — translation MSPAPTAAPAVAFIPNVASTRQYIGAWAVLSVLQYFAAEAAVAMAWAGPRPYDLRTGYISDLGALSCGVFDGRDICSPLNWLMNASFVVQGLGLLLGAVLLTSGLLRVAARPGTRVDWGRRQPWVAATAVRLLTGAAGAGTVVVGLVPEDVGSPWHYSGAVLYFVTGGAALLVLGLLWLRKTGLAWFLLVCGSVSLAATATGGLTRMSVPEPGTLERLMGYPVTVGMAAAGLVIAQRVHRHRKERRAAAAVTTVG, via the coding sequence ATGAGTCCAGCCCCCACTGCCGCTCCCGCCGTCGCTTTCATCCCGAACGTTGCGTCCACCCGGCAGTACATCGGCGCCTGGGCGGTGCTGAGCGTGCTGCAGTACTTCGCAGCTGAGGCAGCCGTGGCAATGGCGTGGGCCGGACCCCGTCCCTACGACCTGCGGACCGGTTACATCAGTGACCTGGGTGCCCTGAGCTGCGGAGTGTTCGACGGACGGGATATCTGCTCACCGTTGAACTGGCTGATGAATGCCTCGTTCGTGGTCCAGGGCCTGGGGCTCCTGCTGGGTGCGGTGCTGCTGACCTCGGGGCTGCTGCGTGTTGCCGCCCGTCCGGGCACACGGGTGGACTGGGGCCGCAGGCAGCCGTGGGTCGCGGCAACCGCGGTCCGGCTGCTCACCGGCGCCGCCGGGGCCGGGACGGTGGTTGTGGGCCTGGTCCCGGAGGACGTCGGCTCGCCATGGCACTATTCAGGCGCCGTCCTGTACTTCGTCACCGGGGGTGCGGCACTGCTGGTGCTCGGCCTGCTCTGGCTGCGGAAGACCGGGCTGGCGTGGTTCCTCCTGGTGTGCGGAAGCGTGTCGCTGGCGGCCACAGCTACCGGCGGGCTCACCCGGATGAGCGTGCCCGAGCCGGGGACGCTGGAGCGGTTGATGGGTTACCCCGTCACGGTGGGGATGGCGGCGGCGGGATTGGTCATTGCGCAGCGGGTGCACCGGCACCGGAAGGAACGGCGGGCGGCGGCGGCCGTCACGACCGTTGGTTAG
- a CDS encoding inositol monophosphatase family protein, producing the protein MTTGRHSAAVLDPSLDDYELAAALVREAGQLALLMRMAGLEAEQKTSVSDVVTAADHAAEAYVLEQLRRCRPEDGILGEEGASVQGTSGRTWVIDPVDGTYNFLHGSTYWCSAIALKDRRDVLLGAVFQPEEDKLWLGGHDRPATLNGEALTSFSDDDGKRKTTSVAEIGAATYIHPTWLMDPMCAMPWHAAATSAASLRMLGSGSCDLGRVADGQLGCWFQHSCPEWDWLPGKAIVLAAGGAVDTVRVNGLEWFVAGGTTAVRELRAALESGSVA; encoded by the coding sequence ATGACCACCGGCCGACACAGCGCAGCTGTTCTTGACCCCTCCCTGGATGACTACGAACTGGCGGCGGCGCTGGTCCGCGAAGCCGGACAGCTGGCGCTCCTCATGCGCATGGCCGGACTCGAGGCGGAACAAAAAACCTCCGTGTCGGACGTGGTGACAGCGGCGGACCACGCCGCCGAGGCCTACGTGCTGGAGCAGTTGCGGCGCTGCCGGCCCGAAGATGGCATCCTGGGCGAGGAAGGCGCCTCTGTCCAGGGGACCAGCGGCCGTACCTGGGTGATCGACCCCGTGGACGGCACGTACAACTTCCTGCACGGCTCCACCTACTGGTGTTCAGCCATCGCGCTCAAGGACCGCCGCGATGTGCTGTTGGGCGCCGTCTTCCAACCGGAGGAGGACAAGCTGTGGCTCGGCGGCCACGACCGGCCTGCCACCCTGAACGGCGAAGCGCTGACCTCCTTTTCCGATGATGACGGCAAACGCAAGACGACGAGCGTGGCCGAAATCGGTGCAGCCACCTACATCCACCCCACCTGGCTGATGGATCCCATGTGCGCCATGCCGTGGCACGCTGCGGCCACCTCCGCCGCGTCCCTCCGCATGCTTGGATCCGGTTCCTGCGACCTGGGCCGCGTGGCGGACGGGCAGCTGGGGTGCTGGTTCCAGCACAGCTGCCCGGAATGGGACTGGCTGCCGGGCAAGGCGATCGTCCTCGCGGCCGGCGGCGCCGTGGACACTGTCCGCGTCAACGGGCTGGAGTGGTTCGTGGCAGGGGGAACAACGGCAGTCCGCGAGTTGCGTGCGGCCCTTGAGTCAGGCTCGGTGGCTTGA